A genomic region of Arvicola amphibius chromosome 7, mArvAmp1.2, whole genome shotgun sequence contains the following coding sequences:
- the Zdhhc22 gene encoding palmitoyltransferase ZDHHC22 translates to MLALRLLNVVAPAYFLCISLVTFFLQIFLFLPSMREDPTTTPLFSPAVLHGALFLFLSANALGNYVLVIQNSPDDLGTCQGTSSQRPQCPPPSTHFCRVCSRVTLRHDHHCFFTGNCIGSRNMRNFILFCLYTSLACLYSMVAGVAYISAVLSISFAHPLAFLTLLPTSISQFFSGAVLGSDMFVILMLYLWFAVGLACAGFCCHQLLLILRGQTRYQVRKGVAVRARPWRKNLQEVFGKRWLLGLLVPMFNVGTESSKQQDK, encoded by the exons ATGCTGGCCCTGCGGCTGCTCAACGTGGTGGCCCCCGCCTACTtcctttgcatttccctggtgaccTTCTTCCTGCagatcttcctcttcctgcccagcaTGCGTGAGGACCCCACAACCACCCCGCTCTTCTCGCCTGCCGTGCTTCACGGGGCGCTCTTCCTGTTCCTCTCAGCCAATGCCCTGGGCAATTACGTCCTGGTCATCCAGAATTCCCCAGACGACCTGGGCACCTGCCAGGGAACCTCATCCCAGCGACCTCAGTGCCCACCGCCCAGCACCCACTTCTGCCGAGTGTGCTCCCGAGTCACCCTGAGGCACGACCACCACTGTTTCTTCACCGGCAACTGCATTGGCAGCAGGAACATGCGCAACTTCATCCTTTTCTGCCTCTACACGTCGCTGGCCTGTCTTTACTCCATGGTGGCCGGCGTGGCCTACATCTCAGCTGTCCTTTCCATCTCCTTCGCCCATCCCCTGGCCTTCCTCACGCTCCTGCCCACTTCAATCAGCCAGTTCTTCTCCG GAGCTGTCCTCGGTTCTGACATGTTCGTCATCCTCATGCTCTACCTCTGGTTTGCTGTCGGTCTGGCCTGTGCCGGCTTCTGCTGCCACCAGCTGCTGCTGATCCTCCGGGGACAGACCCGCTATCAGGTTCGAAAGGGGGTGGCAGTGAGAGCACGGCCCTGGCGCAAGAACTTACAGGAGGTCTTCGGAAAGAGGTGGCTGCTGGGCTTGCTGGTCCCCATGTTCAATGTCGGGACTGAAAGCTCCAAGCAGCAGGACAAATAG
- the Cipc gene encoding CLOCK-interacting pacemaker — MERKMPSRESPRRLSAKPGRGPEVKRVARPLGVAAADSDKDSGFSDGSSECLSSAEQMESEDVLSASGWSREDRLQPNSRAANSAFPALSPMVVMKNVLVKQGSSSSQLQSWTVQPSFEVISAQPQLFVLHPPVPSPVSPCHTGEKKSDSRNYLPILNSYTKIAPHPGKRSLSLSSEERGASGVPKKICKERLGPVQSSSEPATSGPVLSSPSTPAPPSSKLTEDSALQGVPSLGAGGSPQTLQPVSSSHVAKAPSLTFASPASPVCASDSTLHGLESSSPLSPLSASYSSPLWAAEQLCRSPDIFSEQRQSKHRRFQNTLVVLHKSGLLEITLKTKELIRQNQATQAELDQLKEQTRMFIEAAKSRAPQAWAKLQASLTSGSSHSGSDLDALSDHPDI, encoded by the exons ATGGAGAGGAAAATGCCATCCAGAGAGAGCCCCCGAAGGCTCTCTGCCAAGCCAGGCCGAGGCCCAGAGGTGAAAAGAGTAGCTCGACCGCTCGGCGTGGCGGCTGCCGACTCAGACAAGGACTCTGGCTTTTCAG ATGGGAGCTCAGAATGCTTGAGCTCTGCAGAGCAGATGGAATCAGAGGACGTGCTGAGTGCCTCAGGCTGGAGCAGAGAGGACAGGCTGCAGCCCAACTCCAGAGCTGCAAACAGTGCCTTCCCCGCGCTGTCCCCGATGGTGGTCATGAAGAATGTGCTGGTCAAGCAG GGCAGCAGCTCATCCCAGCTCCAATCCTGGACTGTCCAGCCCTCCTTTGAAGTGATCTCAGCGCAGCCACAGCTCTTCGTCCTTCACCCGCCGGTGCCATCTCCTGTCAGCCCCTGCCACACTGGTGAGAAAAAGTCAGATTCCAGAAACTACTTGCCCATTCTCAATTCTTACACCAAAATAGCCCCTCATCCAGGCAAAAGGAGTCTCTCCCTCAGCTcagaagaaagaggagcaagTGGGGTACCGAAAAAAATCTGTAAGGAGAGACTGGGACCAGTCCAGTCTTCCAGCGAGCCAGCCACGTCTGGCCCTGTGCTCTCCAGTCCTTCcactccagccccacccagctCCAAACTCACCGAGGACTCAGCGCTGCAAGGAGTGCCCTCCCTGGGGGCTGGTGGGAGTCCACAGACTCTTCAGCCCGTGTCCAGTAGTCACGTGGCTAAAGCTCCCAGTCTGACCTTCGCTTCGCCCGCCAGTCCTGTGTGTGCCTCTGACAGCACTCTGCACGGCCTGGAGAGTAGCTCCCCTCTTTCTCCGCTCTCAGCGAGTTACAGCTCACCGCTCTGGGCCGCAGAGCAGCTCTGCCGCAGCCCAGACATCTTttcagagcagaggcagagcaagcaCAGGCGCTTCCAGAATACCTTAGTGGTCCTCCACAAGTCTGGTTTGCTGGAAATTACTTTGAAAACCAAGGAGTTGATTCGTCAGAACCAAGCAACTCAGGCGGAACTAGACCAGCTGAAGGAGCAGACCCGGATGTTTATAGAGGCCGCCAAGAGCAGGGCTCCCCAGGCGTGGGCCAAGTTGCAGGCCTCACTAACATCTGGATCCAGTCACTCAGGCAGCGATCTAGACGCATTGTCTGATCACCCAGACATCTAG